In a genomic window of Acropora muricata isolate sample 2 chromosome 2, ASM3666990v1, whole genome shotgun sequence:
- the LOC136909116 gene encoding uncharacterized protein, whose product MAGAKENAMKQAKIKRRNFKGALNSQGKVVCHKLSAKRPAEEIRKELKKYELMFEDLLSKHDFLTEQLLLSESAHGKGIPGTSATVSTPEEPTENFASQDETHTENTDNQKGKTAISPSSYQSSQEHVTEVQNSIADNVQGADNVITKDITEQNTPPVNVNGNNKQSAFRMEKPKMSKFSGDVRVFAIFKADFKHLVEARYSKHDSITILRVSLIGKPLDLITGIGQDYDAAWEHLESIYGDPRFVADTITQDIARFKPLRAGEDARFCDLVHLVRRSFNTLSEVGTQNDMDNNHMLAIIEQKMCSDDLKVWSRFLETTKCHATLEALMSWITSEMKSRMRATAPLRNSKHLKVNQISTFEKKGQ is encoded by the coding sequence ATGGCTGGGGCAAAAGAAAACGCTATGAAACAGGCCAAGATAAAACGGAGAAACTTTAAGGGCGCGCTAAACAGTCAAGGAAAAGTTGTTTGTCATAAATTATCTGCAAAACGGCCAGCGGAAGAAATTAGAAAGGAACTGAAAAAGTATGAACTGATGTTCGAAGATTTATTATCAAAACACGATTTCTTAACGGAACAATTGCTCTTAAGTGAAAGCGCACACGGAAAGGGCATCCCAGGAACTTCTGCCACTGTTAGCACACCGGAAGAACCAACGGAAAATTTTGCCAGCCAAGATGAAACTCACACTGAAAACACAGATAACCAGAAAGGAAAAACGGCAATTTCGCCCTCCAGTTATCAGTCTTCTCAAGAACACGTAACCGAAGTACAAAATTCTATCGCCGATAATGTGCAAGGAGCCGATAACGTGATAACTAAGGACATTACAGAACAAAACACACCGCCTGTCAACGTAAATGGCAATAACAAGCAATCGGCTTTCCGGATggaaaaacccaaaatgtcaaAGTTCTCAGGTGACGTCAGGGTATTCGCGATTTTCAAAGCGGACTTCAAACACCTGGTGGAGGCACGATATAGTAAACATGATTCGATCACTATTCTTCGAGTAAGCTTGATTGGAAAGCCTTTGGATTTAATAACAGGAATTGGCCAAGACTACGATGCCGCATGGGAGCATCTGGAATCGATTTATGGAGATCCGAGATTTGTTGCTGACACTATCACGCAAGATATTGCCCGATTTAAGCCTTTGCGTGCTGGAGAAGACGCCCGTTTCTGTGACTTAGTACATCTTGTGAGACGAAGTTTCAATACCCTGTCAGAAGTTGGGACGCAAAATGACATGGACAATAATCACATGCTGGCAATTATTGAACAAAAAATGTGTTCCGACGACCTCAAAGTTTGGTCACGTTTCTTGGAGACCACAAAATGTCACGCCACGCTGGAAGCGTTAATGTCCTGGATTACATCCGAAATGAAATCTAGAATGAGGGCCACAGCACCGCTGAGAAATTCTAAGCACCTAAAGGTCAATCAGATATCAACTTTTGAGAAAAAGGGACAGTAA
- the LOC136909117 gene encoding uncharacterized protein, translating into MDGICDSVNSIQQAKRLTNELDEVLMKVKECLSNQSLENEIVGQEKPELKVLRGATQEKILGTVWDHAKDMLLFNVNPPNYITLTQRIVLSQISRIFDPLPFAAAFLLRAKIGMQHLWQRGLDWHQELPPAAQEEWSCFYQEMGDLNHVTFERSLTPEDSQYSLSFLMHPTKPLELLPTSHGEPKAMKLQEAALATRLSQSIAEESRVQFEKVVFFSNSNIVLSWIRSQAREFKQFVSAQVAEIRNNSDPSQWRHVPGELNIADDISRGILAQRLNGRWKPRPEFSRMPEDEWPQENSTADLNEVEKERRKTQAILLTSSSEVIHSKKFPNWRKLVRTSTYGFRFIRNLRCRCQAKKLPKNPEEQMQGSHGPLAPQELEKAEKYWVKQSQKTLQGRLKKGELQQLSPFTDKNGIIRVDGPVDKALVSYETKHPAMLPQDHWISLLITRHFHQIGHAGVGL; encoded by the exons ATGGACGGCATTTGTGATTCCGTCAATTCCATCCAGCAAGCCAAGCGACTGACAAATGAACTGGATGAAGTATTAATGAAAGTCAAGGAATGCCTCTCAAACCAGTCTTTAGAGAACGAAATTGTCGGACAAGAGAAACCTGAACTGAAAGTGCTGCGAGGCGCAACACAAGAGAAGATACTAGGAACCGTTTGGGATCATGCTAAAGATATGCTCCTTTTCAACGTTAACCCGCCTAACTACATCACTCTGACCCAGAGAATAGTTCTCAGCCAAATTTCACGTATATTTGATCCCCTTCCATTCGCAGCAGCCTTCCTACTTCGTGCGAAAATCGGAATGCAGCATCTATGGCAACGAGGTCTAGACTGGCATCAAGAGCTCCCTCCAGCAGCACAGGAAGAATGGAGTTGTTTCTATCAAGAAATGGGAGACCTTAATCATGTGACCTTTGAGAGATCCCTCACCCCAGAGGACTCCCAATACTCTCTATCTTTTCTGATGCATCCAACGAAGCCTTTGGAGCTTCTGCCTACTTCACATGGTGAACCGAAAGCAATGA AGCTACAAGAAGCGGCACTGGCCACCAGGCTATCTCAGTCCATAGCAGAAGAGTCaagagtgcaatttgagaaagtCGTATTCTTCTCAAACAGCAACATCGTATTATCATGGATTCGCAGTCAAGCGAGAGAGTTCAAACAGTTCGTGTCCGCCCAAGTAGCAGAGATTCGAAACAATTCTGATCCCTCTCAGTGGAGACATGTCCCTGGAGAATTAAACATCGCTGATGACATCTCCCGTGGCATACTGGCACAACGACTAAATGGCAGATGGAAACCGAGACCAGAATTCTCACGAATGCCCGAGGACGAGTGGCCTCAAGAAAATTCAACAGCTGACCTGAATGAGGTAGAAAAAGAACGCCGTAAAACTCAAGCTATTCTGCTCACCAGTTCCTCTGAAGTTATCCACTCCAAGAAGTTTCCAAACTGGAGAAAACTTGTCAGAACAAGCACCTATGGATTTCGATTCATCCGGAATTTACGTTGCCGATGTCAAGCAAAGAAATTACCCAAAAACCCCGAAGAGCAGATGCAAGGGAGCCATGGACCATTGGCGCCGCAAGAACTGGAGAAAGCCGAGAAGTACTGGGTCAAACAAAGCCAGAAAACCCTCCAAGGTCGCCTGAAAAAGGGAGAACTCCAGCAGCTAAGCCCGTTTACAGACAAAAATGGAATAATAAGAGTTGATGGTCCAGTAGACAAAGCCTTAGTTTCCTATGAAACCAAACACCCTGCCATGCTCCCCCAAGACCACTGGATATCTCTTCTGATAACTCGACACTTCCATCAAATCGGACACGCGGGTGTGGGTCTGTGA
- the LOC136909118 gene encoding uncharacterized protein — translation MGDLNHVTFERSLTPEDATALPILCIFSHASNEAFGACAYFTWRTESNEYVTRFIAAKSRVAPLKPLTIPRLRLQAAVLATRLSQSIAEESRMQFEKVVFFSNSNIVLSWIRSQAREFKQFVFARVAEIQNNSDTSQWRHVPGELNVADDISHGILAQRLNDRWKPGPEFLRMPEDEWPQENSTADLNEVEKECRKTQAILLTGSSEVIHSKKFPNWRKLVRTSAYVFRFKWNLRTRCQAKKLPKNPEEQMQGSHGSLAPQELEKAEKYWVKQSQKTLQDRLKKGELQQLSPFTHKNGIIRVGGRVDKALVSYETKHPAISFPKTTGYLF, via the coding sequence ATGGGAGACCTTAATCATGTGACCTTTGAAAGATCCCTCACCCCAGAGGACGCCACTGCACTCCCAATACTCTGTATCTTTTCTCATGCATCCAACGAGGCCTTTGGAGCTTGTGCCTACTTCACATGGCGAACCGAAAGCAATGAGTATGTCACACGATTTATAGCCGCTAAATCAAGAGTAGCCCCACTGAAACCGCTGACCATACCCCGCCTAAGGCTACAAGCAGCGGTACTGGCCACCAGGCTATCTCAGTCCATAGCAGAAGAGTCAAGAATGCAATTTGAGAAAGTCGTATTCTTCTCAAACAGCAACATCGTATTATCATGGATTCGCAGTCAAGCGAGAGAGTTCAAACAGTTCGTCTTCGCCCGAGTAGcagagattcaaaacaattcTGATACCTCTCAGTGGAGACATGTCCCTGGAGAGTTAAACGTCGCTGATGACATCTCCCATGGTATACTGGCACAACGACTAAATGACAGATGGAAACCGGGACCAGAATTCTTACGAATGCCCGAGGACGAGTGGCCTCAAGAAAATTCAACAGCTGACCTGAATGAGGTAGAAAAAGAATGCCGTAAAACTCAAGCTATTCTGCTCACCGGTTCCTCTGAAGTTATCCACTCCAAGAAGTTTCCAAACTGGAGAAAACTTGTCAGAACAAGCGCCTATGTATTTAGATTCAAATGGAATTTACGTACCCGATGTCAAGCAAAGAAATTACCCAAAAACCCCGAAGAGCAGATGCAAGGGAGCCATGGATCATTGGCGCCGCAAGAACTGGAGAAAGCCGAGAAGTACTGGGTCAAACAAAGCCAGAAAACCCTCCAAGACCGCCTGAAGAAGGGAGAGCTCCAGCAGCTAAGCCCGTTTACACACAAAAATGGAATAATAAGAGTTGGTGGTCGAGTAGACAAAGCCTTAGTTTCCTATGAAACCAAACACCCTGCCATTTCTTTCCCCAAGACCACTGGATATCTCTTCTGA